Proteins from a single region of Gossypium arboreum isolate Shixiya-1 chromosome 1, ASM2569848v2, whole genome shotgun sequence:
- the LOC108482408 gene encoding cold shock protein 2-like: protein MGESRVTGKVKWFTDQRGFGFITPDDGGEELFVHQSSIRSDGFRSLADGEEVEFVIDSSEGGRTKAVDVTGPNGNPVRGTTRSGRSGGGGGFGGRGRRGGYGGGGGGCFKCGEMGHMARDCGQGGGGGGSGLSCYNCGGSGHFARDCSNSDR from the coding sequence ATGGGTGAGAGTAGGGTGACTGGGAAGGTAAAGTGGTTCACTGACCAAAGGGGATTTGGTTTCATAACGCCGGATGACGGCGGCGAGGAGTTGTTCGTTCACCAATCGTCAATTCGTTCCGACGGTTTTCGTAGCCTCGCCGACGGCGAAGAAGTCGAGTTCGTTATCGATTCTTCTGAAGGAGGTCGTACCAAGGCTGTTGATGTCACTGGCCCTAATGGGAACCCTGTTCGTGGCACCACGAGATCTGGACGCAGTGGTGGCGGAGGTGGATTCGGTggtagaggaagaagaggaggttATGGAGGCGGCGGAGGAGGATGCTTTAAGTGTGGGGAGATGGGGCATATGGCGAGGGACTGTGGACAGGGCGGCGGCGGCGGCGGCAGTGGTCTGTCTTGTTACAACTGTGGAGGCTCCGGGCATTTTGCAAGAGACTGTTCAAACAGTGATCGTTAA
- the LOC108480325 gene encoding E3 ubiquitin-protein ligase UPL3-like, with protein sequence MKFRTRKRAETFTAAPSSSSSSFDPTIRSNKRVRLSSSSAVATITGTRVSRASGLLMDSVTAESSSGSRGGSGEDKRTVSESLNLVSDKGKEKEEDLRISNRETDRDSGDNNESNSNHLEGSSGLNMETSGGDEDDHNDDRGDVGSLQQNLPSASSALQGLLRKLGAGIDDFLPSSPMGSSSSSHQNGRLKRILSGMSADGEEGGQVEALIELCEILSIGTEESLSTFSVDLFVPVLVGMLNHESNPDIMILAARALTHLCDVMPSSCAAVVHYGAVSSFCAKLLTIEYIDLAEQSLLALKKISQEHPTPCLRAGALMAVLLYLDFFATGVQRVALSTAANMCRNLPSDAADYVMDAIPPLTNLLQYHDSKVLEHASVCLSRISEAFASSPDKLDELCSHGLVTQAASLISTSNSGGGQGSLSIPTYTGLIRLLSTCASGSPVGAKTLLMLGISGILKDILVGSDISANSAVPPTLSRPAEQIFEIVNLAKELLPPLPQGTISLPASSNIFFKGSIVKEAPTSSSEKEDNTDGNASEVSAREKLLHKQPDILQQFGMDLLPVLIQIYGSSVNTPIRHKCLSVIGKLMYFSSAEMIQNLLSVTNLSSFLAGILASKDPHVLVPSLKIAEILLEKLPATFSKMFVREGVVHAVDQLVLIGNQNNTPSLASYVEKDNDSISGMSSRSRRYRRRSYNSNPEGSSVEESKNPASLNIGSPPSSVETPTTNLRTVVSGCAKAFKDKYFPSEPGAVEVGMTEELLHLKNLCMKLNAGVDDQKTKAKGKSKDSGSQLADISAAKEEYLIGVISEILAELSKGDGVSTFEFIGSACVAALLNYFSCGYFYKGIISDGNLPKLRHQALKRFKLFISVALPSSVDERSIAPMVVLVQKLQNALSSVERFPVVLSHASRSSGGSARLSFGFSALSQPFKLRLCRAHGEKSLRDYSSSIVLIDPLASLATVEDFLWQRVQRSDTAQKLSISVGNSESGNTSSGAATSSPSTTTPASDTRRHFSRSRSSVSIGDTATKEPSSQENSTRLSNGKGKVVLEMAQERLRGPQTRNAALGKDDPMKPVNGVSTSEDEESDTFPVEVDDVWGVEDDDISDDEEDSHEDVLRDDSFPVCMPDKVHDVKLGDSAEDGKPASAIRDSQINTASGSSSRAAAVKCSDSADFRSAYGSKGAKSFAAAAMAGLGSVNGRGIRGGRDLEGQHPFGSSNEPPKLTFTAGGKQLKRHFTIYQAIQGQLVLDEDEDDERCAVSDISSEGSRLWSDIYTITYQRADGQADRSSVGGSGSITESKSNKSGSSSSNSVPQTHRMSLLDCILQGELPCDLERSNPTYNILALLRALEGLNQLAHRLRFQIFSDNFAEGKISNLDELILTGSRVPSEEFINGKLTPKLARQMQDALVLCSGNLPSWCYQLTESCPFLFPFETRRQYFYSTAFGLSRALHRLQQQQSADGHGSTNDREVRVGRLQRKKVRISRDRILDSAAKVMRMYSVQKAVLEVEYFGEVGTGSGPTLEFYTLLSHELQKFELGMWRSNSTWNKSLMEIDGDEKKEGKTAGSTTIDGVMIQAPLGLFPRPWQLNADASEGSEFSKIIEYFRLVGRVMAKALQDGRLLDLPLSTSFYKLVLGEELDLHDIPSFDSEFGKTLLELHLLVCRKKYLELMGDDSGDAIADLRFRGAPIEDLCLDFTLPGHPDYILKPGDETVDINNLEEYISLVVDATVKTGIMRQMEAFRAGFNQVFDIASLQIFTPQELDYLLCGRRELWEAETLADHIKFDHGYTAKSPVIINLLKIMGEFTPDQQRAFCQFVTGAPRLPPGGLAVLNPKLTIVKKHSSPSESVDDDLPSVMTCANYLKLPPYSTKEILYKKLLYAISEGQGSFDLS encoded by the exons ATGAAATTTCGGACCCGGAAGCGGGCGGAGACATTCACAGCTgccccttcttcttcttcttcttcctttgatcCTACAATTCGCTCTAACAAGCGCGTTCGTTTGTCTTCCTCCTCTGCCGTTGCTACCATCACCGGGACTCGCGTTTCACGGGCTTCCGGTCTCTTAATGGACTCCGTTACAGCGGAATCTTCATCTGGTTCCCGCGGAGGTTCTGGCGAAGACAAACGAACCGTAAGTGAAAGTCTGAATCTCGTCTCTGATAAAGGTAAGGAAAAGGAGGAGGATTTAAGGATTTCGAATAGAGAGACTGATAGGGATAGTGGAGATAATAACGAGAGTAATTCGAATCATCTTGAGGGAAGCTCAGGGTTAAATATGGAGACCTCTGGAGGCGATGAGGATGATCATAATGACGACAGAGGCGACGTGGGGAGTTTGCAACAGAATCTGCCGTCAGCGAGCAGCGCATTACAAGGCTTGTTGAGGAAGTTGGGTGCCGGAATTGATGATTTTCTTCCCTCATCGCCAATGGGCTCATCGTCGTCATCTCATCAAAATGGGAGGTTGAAGAGGATTCTGTCTGGAATGAGTGCTGATGGGGAGGAAGGGGGGCAGGTTGAGGCGTTGATAGAGCTCTGTGAGATTCTTTCAATTGGGACTGAGGAGTCATTGAGCACGTTTTCTGTGGATTTGTTCGTTCCCGTTCTCGTTGGAATGCTTAATCATGAGAGTAACCCTGATATAATGATTCTTGCGGCAAGGGCGCTTACTCATTTATGTGATGTGATGCCTTCTTCCTGTGCTGCTGTGGTGCATTATGGTGCAGTTTCATCTTTTTGCGCTAAGTTGCTTACAATAGAGTATATAGACTTGGCTGAACAG TCTCTGCTAGCCTTGAAGAAGATATCTCAAGAACACCCTACTCCCTGTTTGCGAGCTGGTGCTCTCATGGCAGTGCTTTTATACCTGGATTTCTTTGCCACTGGAGTTCAg CGTGTGGCTCTATCTACTGCTGCAAATATGTGCAGGAATCTCCCTTCAGATGCAGCTGACTATGTAATGGATGCTATACCACCATTAACAAATCTTTTGCAGTATCATGATTCAAAG GTGTTGGAGCATGCTTCTGTTTGTCTGAGCCGTATTTCTGAAGCCTTTGCATCTTCCCCGGATAAATTAGATGAGTTGTGCAGCCATGGGTTGGTTACTCAAGCTGCATCTCTCATTTCCACAAGCAATTCTGGCGGTGGTCAGGGATCTTTGAGCATACCAACATATACG GGCTTAATCCGGCTGCTTTCAACATGTGCAAGTGGGTCTCCTGTTGGAGCAAAAACTTTACTTATGCTTGGGATCAGTGGTATCCTGAAAGATATACTGGTAGGTTCTGACATCTCTGCTAACTCAGCTGTTCCACCAACGTTAAGCAGACCAGCTGAGCAG ATTTTTGAGATTGTCAATCTGGCAAAGGAGCTTCTTCCTCCATTGCCTCAAGGAACCATCTCCCTCCCTGCCAGCTCTAATATATTTTTCAAAGGATCTATTGTGAAGGAGGCTCCTACTAGTAGCTCTGAGAAGGAAGACAACACCGATGGAAATGCTTCTGAGGTTTCAGCCCGAGAGAAATTGTTGCATAAACAACCCGACATTCTCCAGCAATTTGGCATGGACCTACTTCCTGTTCTTATACAG ATTTATGGTTCCAGTGTCAATACCCCTATTCGCCACAAATGTCTCTCAGTTATTGGAAAACTTATGTATTTCAGCAGTGCAGAGATGATTCAGAATCTATTGAGTGTGACAAATTTATCAAG TTTTTTGGCTGGTATTTTAGCATCGAAAGATCCACATGTCTTGGTTCCTTCCCTTAAGATTGCAGAGATCCTATTGGAAAAGCTTCCTGCAACATTCTCCAAAATGTTTGTCCGAGAGGGTGTGGTTCATGCAGTGGACCAGCTTGTATTAATTGGTAATCAAAATAACACTCCTTCTCTAGCATCTTATGTTGAGAAGGATAATGACTCTATATCTGGAATGTCATCGCGTTCCAGGCGTTACAGACGACGCAGTTATAACTCAAATCCTGAAGGCAGTTCAGTGGAGGAGTCTAAGAATCCAGCATCTTTAAATATTGGTTCTCCTCCTAGTTCAGTCGAAACCCCTACAACAAATCTTCGTACTGTTGTAAGTGGATGTGCTAAAGCATTCAAAGATAAGTATTTCCCCTCTGAGCCTGGTGCTGTTGAAGTTGGTATGACTGAAGAGCTTCTACACTTAAAAAAtctttgcatgaaattgaatgcTGGTGTTGATGATCAAAAGACTAAGGCAAAAGGAAAATCTAAAGATTCTGGGTCTCAATTGGCTGATATTTCTGCTGCCAAGGAAGAATATTTGATTGGGGTGATCTCTGAGATTCTAGCAGAACTGAGCAAGGGGGATGGTGTATCCACTTTTGAGTTTATTGGTAGTGCTTGTGTTGCAGCCTTGTTAAACTATTTTTCTTGCGGATACTTCTACAAGGGGATAATTTCAGATGGAAACCTGCCCAAGCTTCGCCACCAAGCCCTTAAAAGATTTAAATTATTTATCAGTGTTGCACTTCCTTCTAGTGTGGATGAAAGAAGTATTGCTCCTATGGTTGTCCTGGTTCAGAAGCTTCAAAATGCTTTATCATCAGTAGAGCGTTTCCCTGTAGTTCTTAGCCATGCCTCCAGGTCATCTGGTGGGAGTGCACGCCTCTCTTTCGGATTTAGTGCATTATCTCAGCCTTTTAAGTTGCGTCTTTGTCGAGCCCATGGAGAGAAATCTCTTCGTGATTATTCATCAAGTATTGTGTTGATTGACCCATTAGCAAGTCTAGCAACTGTAGAAGATTTTCTTTGGCAACGAGTTCAACGAAGTGATACTGCTCAGAAGCTCTCCATTTCTGTAGGAAATTCTGAATCTGGGAACACATCTAGTGGGGCTGCTACTTCTTCTCCATCTACCACAACTCCTGCTTCGGACACTCGTCGTCATTTTTCAAGGTCCAGATCATCTGTTAGTATAGGAGATACAGCCACAAAGGAACCATCATCACAGGAGAACAGCACAAGATTGTCAAACGGAAAAGGTAAGGTAGTTTTGGAGATGGCACAAGAGAGGTTGAGAGGACCTCAGACAAGAAATGCTGCTCTGGGTAAAGATGATCCAATGAAACCTGTAAATGGTGTCTCTACTTCTGAG GATGAAGAATCGGACACATTTCCTGTGGAGGTTGATGATGTTTGGGGggttgaagatgatgatattTCTGATGATGAAGAAGATAGTCATGAAGAT GTGCTCAGAGATGATTCTTTTCCTGTTTGCATGCCAGACAAAGTTCATGATGTTAAATTGGGTGATTCAGCTGAAGATGGCAAGCCTGCCTCAGCCATTAGAGATAGCCAAATAAATACAGCTTCAGGATCTAGCAGCAGAGCAGCTGCTGTTAAGTGTTCAGACTCTGCTGATTTTAGGAGTGCTTATGGCTCAAAGGGTGCTAAGTCGTTTGCAGCTGCTGCCATGGCTGGGCTAGGAAGTGTAAATGGTAGAGGTATTAGGGGAGGTAGAGATCTGGAAGGGCAACATCCATTTGGTAGTTCTAATGAGcctccaaaattgacatttactGCTGGTGGTAAGCAGCTCAAAAGGCATTTTACAATCTATCAGGCCATCCAGGGACAGCTTGTGTTGGATGAGGATGAGGATGATGAAAGATGTGCTGTTAGTGATATTTCTAGTGAGGGAAGCAGACTGTGGAGTGACATCTACACAATAACGTATCAGAGGGCAGACGGCCAAGCTGACCGATCATCTGTTGGGGGATCAGGTTCTATTACAGAATCGAAATCTAATAAATCTGGTTCTTCCAGCTCCAACTCTGTTCCCCAAACTCATAGAATGTCACTTTTGGATTGCATCTTGCAAGGGGAACTTCCTTGTGATCTAGAAAGATCTAACCCCACTTATAATATATTGGCACTGTTGCGTGCGTTAGAGGGTTTGAATCAGCTTGCGCATCGATTAAGGTTTCAGATATTTTCCGACAATTTTGCTGAGGGGAAAATTTCAAATCTAGATGAGTTAATTCTCACTGGTTCTAGAGTTCCTTCTGAGGAATTTATTAATGGTAAGCTCACTCCAAAACTGGCTAGGCAAATGCAGGATGCCCTTGTTCTCTGCAGTGGAAACCTTCCATCCTGGTGTTACCAGTTGACAGAGTCATGCccctttttatttccttttgagACACGAAGGCAGTACTTCTATTCAACTGCCTTTGGGTTGTCTCGTGCATTACATCGTCTTCAGCAACAGCAGAGTGCCGATGGCCATGGGTCAACTAATGATAGAGAGGTGAGGGTTGGTAGATTACAGCGAAAAAAGGTTCGCATCTCCCGGGACCGCATTTTGGATTCTGCTGCAAAAGTAATGAGGATGTATTCTGTCCAAAAAGCTGTTCTGGAAGTTGAATACTTTGGAGAAGTTGGAACTGGATCGGGTCCTACTTTGGAGTTCTACACACTTTTAAGTCATGAGTTGCAAAAGTTTGAACTTGGAATGTGGAGGTCAAATTCTACATGGAATAAGTCATTAATGGAAATTGATGGTGatgaaaagaaagaaggaaaaactGCTGGTTCCACTACCATTGATGGAGTTATGATTCAAGCTCCTTTAGGGTTGTTCCCTCGACCTTGGCAGCTAAATGCTGATGCTTCTGAAGGTAgtgaattttctaaaataattgaGTATTTCCGGCTGGTGGGGCGTGTGATGGCAAAAGCTCTTCAAGATGGACGGCTTTTAGACCTGCCCCTATCAACATCATTTTATAAACTTGTGCTTGGTGAA GAGCTTGATTTGCATGATATCCCGTCATTTGACtctgagtttgggaaaactttgCTAGAATTACATCTTCTTGTTTGTCGAAAGAAATATTTAGAATTGATGGGTGATGACAGTGGTGATGCAATTGCTGATTTACGCTTCCGTGGAGCCCCAATAGAAGACCTTTGTCTGGACTTTACACTTCCTGGCCATCCAGACTACATATTGAAGCCAGGGGATGAAACT GTGGATATCAACAACTTGGAGGAATACATATCTTTGGTGGTTGATGCAACTGTCAAGACTGGAATTATGCGGCAAATGGAGGCATTTAGAGCTGGATTTAATCAG GTTTTTGATATTGCTTCGTTACAAATATTTACCCCACAAGAGTTGGACTATTTGCTGTGCGGTCGCAGAGAGTTGTGGGAG GCTGAGACACTTGCTGATCACATAAAATTTGATCATGGATATACTGCAAAGAGCCCAGTGATCATTAAT TTACTCAAAATTATGGGAGAATTTACACCAGATCAGCAACGGGCCTTCTGCCAATTTGTTACTGGTGCCCCCAGACTTCCACCTGGTGGTCTGGCAGTGCTGAATCCTAAACTGACCATTGTTAAAAAG CATTCTTCTCCCTCGGAATCAGTTGATGACGACTTGCCCAGTGTCATGACTTGTGCTAATTACTTGAAGCTTCCTCCATATTCTACCAAG GAAATTTTGTATAAAAAATTGCTATATGCAATCAGTGAAGGGCAAGggtcttttgatttatcatga
- the LOC108481322 gene encoding synaptotagmin-1-like translates to MGFVGTVLGIFGFGFGITAGLVIGYYFFIYIQPSDVADPEIRPLVEEDQETLQKMLPEIPFWVKNPDYDRLDWLNKFLEYMWPNLNKAICATVKGIVKPIIDEQIPQYKIDAVEFEALTLGSLPPTFQGMKIYVTEEKELIMEPSIKWAANANVTIAVKAYGLKATAQVVDLQVFALPRITLKPLVPSFPCFANIFVSLMDKPYVDFGLKVVGIDLMSVPILYRFVQEIIKDQVANMYHWPKTLEVQILDPAKAFDRPVGLLHVKVIRALKLKKKDLLGASDPYVKIKLTESKLPSKQTTVKMKNLNPEWNEEFNFTVKDPLTQILKLHVIDWEQIGKHDKMGMNEVRLKDLTPDEPKLMTLELVKKKDTNDAQNDKSRGQLVVELTYKPFKEEELPKTFQQTKTLVRAPDNTPDGGGMLVVIVHEAEDVEGKHHNNPYVRILFRGEKRKTKKIRKTRDPRWEEEFTFMLDEPPINDKIHLEVYSSSSRIGLRRPKESLGYIDINLSDVVNNKRINERYHLIDSKNGRIQIELQWRTKD, encoded by the exons ATGGGTTTTGTGGGTACTGTGTTGGGCAtttttggatttggatttggGATTACAGCGGGTCTTGTGATCGGTTATTACTTCTTCATCTACATCCAGCCTAGCGATGTCGCG GATCCAGAAATCCGACCTCTGGTCGAGGAAGATCAAGAGACATTACAAAAGATGCTTCCAGAGATACCATTCTGGGTAAAAAACCCAGACTATGATCGT ctTGACTGGCTAAACAAGTTTTTGGAGTATATGTGGCCTAATCTTAACAAG GCCATCTGCGCAACTGTCAAGGGCATTGTCAAACCCATAATTGATGAACAAATTCCACAATATAAAATTGATGCTGTTGAATTTGAAGCACTTACATTAGGATCTTTGCCGCCAACTTTCCAAG GTATGAAGATTTATGTCACGGAAGAGAAGGAGCTAATCATGGAACCATCAATAAAATGGGCAGCAAATGCCAATGTTACTATTGCTGTAAAAGCATATGGACTGAAGGCAACTGCTCAG GTTGTTGATTTGCAAGTGTTTGCTCTACCACGCATTACCTTGAAGCCTTTGGTCCCAAGCTTTCCATGTTTTGCAAACATCTTCGTCTCTTTGATGGATAAG CCTTATGTTGACTTTGGGCTGAAGGTTGTAGGGATTGATCTCATGTCAGTACCTATTCTCTACAGGTTTGTCCAG GAAATTATCAAAGATCAGGTAGCAAACATGTATCATTGGCCTAAAACTCTTGAAGTACAAATTCTGGATccagcaaa AGCTTTTGATCGACCTGTAGGCCTTCTTCACGTGAAAGTTATAAGGGCGCTGAAACTAAAAAAGAAAGATCTTTTGGGTGCATCAGACCCTTATGTGAAAATAAAGCTAACCGAGAGTAAGCTTCCATCTAAACAAACCACAGTGAAGATGAAGAACTTGAACCCTGAATGGAATGAGGAATTCAACTTTACAGTTAAAGATCCACTAACGCAGATCTTAAAACTTCATGTTATCGACTGGGAACAG ATTGGCAAGCATGACAAAATGGGTATGAATGAGGTTCGACTGAAAGATCTTACTCCAGATGAGCCAAAACTTATGACCCTTGAACTCGTTAAAAAAAAAGACACAAACGATGCTCAAAACGACAAGTCTCGTGGGCAGCTTGTTGTGGAACTAACATATAAGCCCTTCAAAGAAGAAGAGCTACCGAAAACTTTCCAACAAACGAAAACATTGGTTAGGGCTCCTGATAATACACCTGATGGTGGAGGTATGCTTGTAGTCATAGTCCATGAGGCAGAAGATGTCGAAGGAAAGCATCACAATAATCCGTATGTGCGTATTCTCTTTAGAGGCGAGAAGAGAAAGACTAAG AAAATAAGGAAAACCAGAGATCCAAGATGGGAAGAAGAGTTTACGTTTATGTTAGATGAACCCCCTATAAATGATAAAATTCATTTGGAAGTTTACAGCAGTTCATCAAGGATAGGCCTGCGGCGCCCAAAG GAATCACTAGGTTATATTGATATCAATCTCTCAGATGTTGTTAACAACAAAAGAATTAATGAGAGATATCATCTCATTGATTCTAAAAATGGACGGATTCAAATTGAGTTGCAGTGGAGAACTAAAGATTAA
- the LOC108482771 gene encoding uncharacterized protein LOC108482771, producing MAGVVKQLLARPIQVADMVTKAADEAQSFKQDCQEIKGKTEKLAGLLRQVARASNDIYERPTRRIVDETEQVLDKGLTLVLKCGATGFLGRLFTIIPAAAFRKLSMQLENSIGDVSWLLAVSGDNRDDEYLGLPPIAANEPILCLIWEQIANLYTGTLEERADASASLVSLARDNDRYGKLIIEEGGVVPLLKLAKEGNPEGQENAARAIGLLGRDAESVEQIVNAGVCAVFAKILKEGQMKVQSIVAWAVSELAAHHPKCQDHFSQNNIIRFLVSHIAFETVQEHSKYTIVNKQGVSSIHSVLVASKGPDSHKKEETESNINRPLGNRAAPTQMQNVVANTLKGKNPTPPQPNNQANHPKGSQQVSHAKSNHHPHHVSISGTSIKGREFEDPATKAQMKAMAARALWQLCKGNLSICRSITESRALLCFAILLEKSTDDVKYYSAMALMEITAVAEQNADLRRSSFKPTSPAAKAVVDQLLKIIEKTDTELLVPCIKTIGHLARTFRATETRIVTPLVKLLDETEPEVSMEAVMALNKFATPKNFLHVNHSKAIVKAGGVKHLIQLVYFGEQMVQFPSLTLLCYIAYNIPDSEVLAQDEVLIVLEWASKQAHLSGDPDIDDLLPEAKSRLELYQSRGKRFH from the coding sequence ATGGCGGGCGTAGTGAAACAACTGTTAGCGAGGCCAATACAAGTGGCGGATATGGTGACAAAGGCGGCCGATGAAGCACAATCGTTCAAACAAGATTGTCAAGAGATTAAAGGTAAGACCGAAAAGTTAGCTGGCTTACTCCGGCAAGTTGCACGAGCGAGCAACGATATTTACGAACGACCGACACGTAGAATCGTCGATGAAACAGAACAAGTCCTTGACAAGGGCTTAACTCTTGTCCTAAAGTGTGGTGCAACCGGTTTTCTGGGACGACTTTTCACCATTATCCCTGCCGCAGCCTTTAGGAAACTATCGATGCAACTCGAGAATTCTATCGGGGATGTTTCGTGGCTTTTGGCCGTGTCGGGAGATAATCGGGATGATGAATATCTCGGTCTTCCTCCCATTGCAGCGAATGAACCGATTTTATGTCTTATATGGGAACAAATAGCTAATCTTTATACAGGTACGTTAGAAGAACGAGCTGATGCTTCGGCTTCCTTAGTGTCTTTGGCTCGGGATAATGATCGATACGGTAAGTTGATTATCGAGGAAGGTGGGGTTGTTCCTTTATTGAAATTGGCTAAGGAAGGGAATCCTGAGGGTCAAGAGAATGCGGCAAGGGCGATCGGGTTGCTCGGACGTGACGCAGAAAGTGTCGAACAGATTGTAAATGCTGGAGTTTGTGCAGTGTTTGCGAAAATCCTCAAAGAAGGTCAAATGAAAGTTCAATCTATTGTGGCTTGGGCCGTATCAGAATTAGCTGCTCATCACCCTAAATGCCAAGACCATTTCTCACAAAACAATATAATTCGGTTTCTCGTAAGCCATATTGCTTTTGAGACTGTCCAGGAACATAGTAAGTATACGATTGTGAACAAGCAAGGGGTGTCCTCGATTCATTCTGTTCTTGTAGCTAGTAAAGGCCCTGATTCTCATAAGAAAGAGGAAACCGAGAGTAATATAAATCGTCCGTTGGGGAACCGAGCCGCACCTACCCAAATGCAAAATGTGGTTGCCAATACTTTGAAAGGGAAGAACCCGACACCACCACAACCGAACAATCAAGCTAACCATCCCAAAGGCAGCCAACAAGTCTCACATGCTAAATCGAACCACCATCCCCACCATGTTTCGATATCTGGTACTAGCATTAAAGGAAGAGAATTCGAAGACCCAGCCACTAAAGCACAAATGAAAGCAATGGCAGCCAGGGCTTTGTGGCAACTTTGCAAGGGAAACCTCTCGATATGCCGTAGCATAACTGAATCGAGAGCTTTATTGTGTTTTGCGATTCTATTAGAAAAAAGCACGGACGACGTTAAATACTACTCGGCCATGGCTTTAATGGAAATCACAGCTGTTGCCGAACAAAACGCGGACTTGAGACGCTCATCTTTCAAACCGACTTCACCAGCAGCTAAGGCCGTTGTCGatcaattactcaaaatcatcgaaaaaaCTGACACGGAACTCCTCGTGCCATGCATCAAAACAATCGGACACCTAGCGAGGACCTTCCGAGCTACCGAAACAAGAATTGTCACACCTTTAGTGAAACTACTTGACGAAACTGAACCCGAGGTTTCGATGGAAGCCGTCATGGCACTTAACAAATTTGCCACACCAAAAAATTTCCTCCACGTTAACCATTCGAAAGCGATCGTTAAAGCCGGCGGGGTGAAACAtttgattcaattggtttatTTTGGAGAACAAATGGTGCAGTTCCCGTCGTTGACACTTCTTTGTTACATTGCTTACAATATACCCGACAGTGAAGTTCTTGCCCAAGATGAAGTGCTTATAGTGCTTGAATGGGCATCAAAACAAGCTCATTTGTCGGGAGATCCCGACATTGATGATTTATTACCAGAAGCTAAAAGTCGATTGGAATTGTATCAATCGAGAGGTAAAAGATTCCATTAA
- the LOC108480412 gene encoding peptidyl-prolyl cis-trans isomerase CYP21-1: MRREISILVQPGCLLLFISLSILLIFAFSGAKREEEKIVEEEHEITHRVYLDVDIDGQRVGRIVIGLYGEVVPKTVENFRALSTGEKGKGAKGKALHYKGTPFHRIISGFVVQGGDIIHGDGRGSESIYGGTFADENFKIKHSHAGVVSMANSGPDSNGSQFYITTVKASWLDGEHVVFGKVIQGMDIVYMIEGGAGTYSGKPRKKVIITDSGEIPKSKWDEEA; this comes from the exons ATGCGTCGGGAGATCTCGATTTTGGTACAGCCTGGGTGCCttcttctcttcatttctctctcAATTCTCCTCATTTTCGCTTTCTCAGGAGCCAAACGG GAGGAAGAGAAGATCGTAGAAGAAGAGCATGAAATCACTCACAGAGTATACTTGGATGTGGATATTGATGGCCAGCGTGTAG GTAGAATAGTTATTGGATTGTATGGCGAAGTTGTACCAAAAACTGTTg AAAATTTCAGGGCTTTGTCTACAG GAGAGAAGGGCAAGGGTGCTAAGGGGAAAGCACTTCATTATAAGGGAACCCCATTCCATCGCATAATATCTGGATTCGTGGTTCAAGGCGGTGATATCATTCATGGTGATGGAAGAGGAAGTGAGTCTATATATGGTGGCACCTTTGCCGATGAGAATTTTAAGATAAAACATTCACATGCAG GTGTAGTTTCCATGGCTAATTCAGGACCTGATTCCAATGGCTCTCAGTTTTATATCACCACTGTCAAAGCCAGTTG GTTGGATGGAGAGCATGTTGTTTTTGGTAAGGTTATTCAAGGCATGGACATTGTGTATATGATCGAAGGCGGAGCCGGGACCTACAGTGGGAAACCTAGAAAGAAGGTGATAATCACCGACTCCGGTGAGATACCAAAGAGCAAATGGGATGAGGAAGCATGA